In Halobaculum halobium, a genomic segment contains:
- a CDS encoding sulfatase, with amino-acid sequence MSSRDIVWITLESVRRDHTSLSNHERDTTPFLRELASERRGASFPNCHSHGLWTRPSSASILSGTPPSTHRVWSYDAALPGDVRSIPEQLSEVGYQTVAVSPNAQLSDATGLNAGFDTFHYLGRETLLREAGFTGMLRYAANLRRHSAGFTTDTAKHCLGYLNKTIATDHIERAAGDEDPLFLYLHLGDSHRPYYPPRGWRDRFADDLELPMKRALAVALEMSLDTHRLIAQGIPLDDQQWNAIEVLYDTAISYVDDIAAEVVATAREHLEDPLIVVTADHGEFLGEHGLLSHMLVPHTCVTNVPLVTYGLEAPASATDRLVQHADVLSMLSADCGLDLDVPVGQDIRHEPREFAVTQRGPDRAARKIEAFREYVPDFDASRFREGLVTSLRTEEFRYQRGDDGADLYRLPDETASVNDDYPDVCASMDEALETWLETFGHGASDRRTASFTDGMQRQLQDLGYL; translated from the coding sequence ATGAGCTCGCGCGACATCGTGTGGATCACCCTCGAGAGCGTCCGTCGAGACCACACTTCTCTCTCGAACCACGAACGGGACACAACGCCGTTCCTCAGGGAACTCGCTTCGGAGCGACGGGGGGCGTCGTTCCCGAACTGTCATTCTCACGGGCTGTGGACCCGGCCGTCGAGCGCTTCGATACTGTCGGGCACGCCACCGTCGACTCACCGGGTGTGGTCGTACGACGCGGCGCTCCCAGGCGATGTCAGATCGATCCCCGAACAGCTATCCGAGGTAGGCTATCAAACGGTTGCTGTCTCCCCGAACGCACAGTTGAGCGACGCGACTGGACTGAACGCGGGGTTCGACACCTTTCACTATCTCGGCCGCGAGACGCTTCTCCGAGAGGCAGGCTTCACGGGGATGCTCAGGTACGCAGCAAACCTCCGTCGCCACTCTGCGGGGTTCACCACAGACACAGCCAAGCACTGTCTCGGGTACCTGAACAAGACGATCGCAACCGATCACATCGAGCGCGCTGCCGGAGACGAGGACCCACTGTTCTTGTACCTCCATCTGGGAGACAGTCACCGCCCCTATTACCCGCCCCGTGGGTGGCGGGACCGGTTCGCTGACGACCTGGAACTCCCGATGAAACGAGCGTTAGCGGTGGCCCTCGAGATGTCGCTCGATACGCACAGACTCATCGCCCAGGGGATTCCGTTGGACGACCAACAGTGGAACGCGATTGAAGTCCTGTACGACACCGCGATCTCGTACGTCGACGACATCGCTGCGGAGGTGGTCGCGACCGCGCGTGAACACCTCGAGGACCCCCTCATCGTCGTGACGGCCGACCATGGGGAGTTTCTCGGCGAGCACGGGCTCCTCTCGCACATGCTCGTCCCCCACACCTGTGTGACGAACGTCCCGCTGGTGACGTACGGGCTCGAGGCTCCCGCGAGCGCGACCGATCGACTCGTACAGCACGCCGACGTACTCTCGATGCTCTCGGCCGACTGCGGCCTCGATCTCGACGTCCCCGTCGGCCAAGACATACGACACGAGCCCCGGGAGTTCGCCGTCACCCAGCGGGGACCAGACCGGGCGGCGCGGAAGATCGAGGCGTTTCGGGAGTACGTCCCCGACTTCGATGCGAGTCGGTTCCGCGAGGGATTGGTGACGAGCCTCCGGACCGAGGAGTTCCGGTACCAGCGCGGTGACGACGGCGCCGATCTCTATCGTCTCCCGGACGAGACCGCGTCGGTCAACGACGATTACCCGGATGTCTGCGCGTCGATGGACGAAGCGTTGGAAACGTGGCTGGAGACGTTCGGCCACGGCGCATCCGACCGGCGGACGGCCTCGTTTACCGACGGGATGCAGCGGCAGCTTCAGGATCTCGGGTACCTGTAA
- a CDS encoding tetratricopeptide repeat protein produces MTVVDADGDEVGGTTPEFAGDVTEAILSGDVKPGTYSRTAVRRSVLPAAGYPDERFPSWQDQEWHIRLSQHCKYASVPDRLAVRRYSDREQITDDFESKRDVSYPLLIRKHGSLAASYGPECRRKFVGRLTRTLGFSALRNGHYGEALRYLLEAVARNPADRHTYVVLLSALGGPVTYRPARRISRWLSG; encoded by the coding sequence GTGACAGTTGTCGATGCCGACGGCGACGAGGTCGGCGGGACGACCCCGGAATTCGCTGGCGACGTCACAGAAGCGATCCTCTCGGGCGACGTGAAACCGGGGACATACTCGCGAACTGCAGTCCGGCGGTCGGTGCTCCCGGCGGCGGGTTACCCCGACGAGCGGTTCCCGAGCTGGCAAGACCAGGAGTGGCACATCAGACTCTCTCAACACTGCAAGTACGCGTCGGTGCCCGACCGGCTGGCCGTCCGTCGCTACTCCGACCGCGAGCAGATCACCGACGACTTCGAGTCGAAGCGTGACGTCTCGTACCCGCTGTTGATCAGAAAACACGGATCGCTCGCGGCCTCCTACGGGCCCGAGTGTCGACGGAAGTTCGTCGGCAGGCTCACCCGAACGCTGGGCTTTTCAGCGCTTCGGAACGGCCACTACGGCGAGGCCCTCAGGTACCTCCTCGAGGCGGTCGCACGCAACCCCGCCGACCGCCACACCTACGTGGTTCTCCTCTCTGCCCTGGGCGGGCCGGTGACGTACCGCCCGGCGCGGCGGATCAGTCGGTGGCTCTCGGGGTAG
- a CDS encoding right-handed parallel beta-helix repeat-containing protein — MRHHKQTGENGTQNEHGLYRTDTGRVVACDGGRTEDGIDSDVDVDSNDGRTSENGVLTRRGALKMGAAAVAAATGATAATGVGAAATERHGISFSTVVNAVDDLGMDPNGNRAIDGKLADTIDRGDVLVEFPPGEYLVNEQYSGSVDNWGMRGLGDAPDDVRFVTDDNDGLRILNLYDSSDIVIENLSLDYGDDDGSMGLNFKVTDGLQVHGVHFLGFNPTDGNGAVDNLNPQVVDPDGTAVVDGVVRKGPTDITSHGHLGDDANEGFMWMGSRHEGTLYIRNCHIENTGTNGVYVRGCPGDIRVENCLFRNNNQTSFRIGGDGCYIKNTRFEIDTDNANPDNGGEYINPNAILFETGDRGESGGYLENCDFVYESAPSKTKAAIRVDGSGSDMEIRGCRFQMNVDDVQAILVDDPTEARLGDTAERPWEVHLDGVSVTGSGSLSNPAVEIHNRDGTTIRNSCLYMTGNTDGILLQDSDDSVIEDTNVNVTGQATIFDDSSVDTTNVTHTDTCPVPGDDSTFESSTTTSGSSLPNEITITGTGTKTNYEFATTGGLEEEREVEEWDEISGSSVNGWITDDGDVDVFGFDGGLGSVSFLEGKAEVSVNGHALDPATLSSDVDRPHTLQIVPTGTSTNYSLSVSGDIADHPALGTSLTKYDSLDGGTLEGWVTNDMDAVVFSGEITDFSFVEGGTTVFLDGEEVAPSELGSDGSTDDGSTDDGSTDDGSTDDGSTDDGSTDDGSTDDGSTDDGSTDDGSTDDGSTDDGSTDDGSTQLPNTLTIDGRDTSGLTGYEFTVTGDLERDAATDPVEGATRWDDLDDEVSGSSAAGVVDEGIDQYRFSGDVASMRVEGKASLSFEDVDG; from the coding sequence ATGCGGCACCACAAGCAGACGGGGGAGAACGGCACACAGAACGAACACGGGCTGTATCGGACCGACACGGGCCGCGTCGTCGCGTGCGACGGGGGACGCACCGAGGACGGCATCGATTCGGATGTCGACGTCGATTCGAACGATGGTCGTACCAGCGAGAATGGTGTCCTTACCAGGCGCGGGGCGCTCAAGATGGGCGCCGCGGCCGTGGCCGCGGCAACCGGTGCGACCGCCGCTACGGGCGTCGGCGCCGCCGCGACCGAGCGACACGGGATCTCGTTCTCGACGGTTGTGAACGCGGTCGACGACCTCGGGATGGACCCGAACGGGAACCGGGCGATCGACGGGAAACTAGCAGACACCATCGACCGCGGGGACGTGCTCGTCGAGTTCCCGCCGGGCGAGTACCTCGTCAACGAGCAGTACAGCGGCAGCGTCGATAACTGGGGAATGCGAGGGCTTGGCGACGCACCCGATGACGTGCGCTTCGTGACAGATGACAACGACGGCCTCCGTATCCTGAATCTGTACGACAGCAGTGATATCGTCATCGAGAACCTCTCGTTAGACTACGGCGACGACGACGGCAGCATGGGTCTGAATTTCAAGGTCACCGACGGACTGCAGGTCCACGGCGTCCACTTCCTCGGATTCAACCCGACCGACGGGAACGGCGCCGTCGACAATCTCAATCCGCAGGTAGTCGACCCCGACGGGACGGCCGTCGTCGACGGTGTCGTCCGCAAGGGTCCGACGGACATCACCTCCCACGGCCACCTCGGCGACGACGCCAACGAGGGGTTCATGTGGATGGGGTCGCGCCACGAAGGGACGCTGTACATCCGAAACTGCCACATTGAGAACACCGGGACCAACGGCGTCTACGTCCGCGGATGCCCGGGCGACATTCGCGTGGAGAACTGTTTGTTCAGAAACAACAACCAGACGTCGTTCCGCATCGGTGGCGACGGTTGTTACATCAAAAACACCCGGTTCGAGATCGACACGGACAACGCCAACCCGGATAACGGCGGCGAGTACATCAATCCCAACGCGATCCTCTTCGAAACGGGTGACCGCGGTGAGTCCGGCGGCTACTTGGAGAACTGCGACTTCGTCTACGAGTCCGCGCCGAGTAAGACGAAGGCGGCTATCCGGGTCGACGGGTCTGGCAGCGACATGGAAATACGGGGCTGCCGATTCCAGATGAACGTGGACGATGTCCAGGCCATCCTTGTCGACGACCCGACGGAGGCACGCCTCGGCGACACCGCCGAGCGGCCGTGGGAGGTTCACCTCGACGGAGTCAGCGTCACCGGCTCCGGGTCGCTGTCGAACCCGGCCGTCGAGATCCACAACCGCGACGGGACCACGATCCGCAACAGCTGCCTATACATGACAGGCAACACCGACGGGATCCTCCTTCAGGACTCCGACGACAGCGTCATCGAGGACACGAACGTCAACGTCACCGGGCAGGCGACGATCTTCGATGACTCATCGGTCGACACAACGAACGTCACGCACACCGACACCTGTCCGGTCCCCGGTGACGACTCGACCTTCGAGAGCTCCACCACCACCAGCGGCTCCTCGCTCCCCAACGAGATCACGATCACGGGAACGGGCACGAAGACGAATTACGAGTTCGCCACTACCGGCGGGCTGGAGGAAGAACGCGAGGTCGAAGAGTGGGACGAGATTTCGGGCTCTAGCGTCAACGGCTGGATCACGGACGACGGCGACGTCGACGTGTTCGGGTTCGACGGTGGCCTGGGCTCTGTCTCCTTCCTCGAGGGCAAGGCCGAAGTGTCGGTCAACGGGCACGCGCTCGACCCGGCGACGCTCTCGTCGGACGTCGACCGGCCGCACACGCTCCAGATCGTACCCACGGGCACGTCGACGAACTACTCGCTGTCGGTCTCCGGCGACATCGCCGACCATCCCGCGCTGGGCACCTCGCTGACCAAGTACGACTCGCTCGACGGCGGTACCCTCGAGGGGTGGGTCACTAACGACATGGACGCCGTCGTGTTCTCCGGGGAGATCACCGACTTCAGCTTTGTCGAAGGCGGCACGACGGTGTTCCTCGACGGGGAAGAAGTCGCCCCGAGCGAACTCGGATCCGACGGGTCGACTGATGACGGAAGCACGGACGACGGGTCGACTGATGACGGAAGCACGGACGACGGGTCGACTGATGACGGAAGCACGGACGATGGGTCGACCGACGACGGAAGCACGGATGACGGGTCGACCGACGACGGAAGCACGGATGACGGGTCGACCGACGACGGAAGCACGGATGACGGGAGCACGCAGCTTCCGAACACCCTGACGATCGACGGCCGCGACACCTCCGGCCTCACCGGCTACGAGTTCACCGTCACCGGCGATCTGGAGAGGGACGCGGCCACCGACCCGGTCGAGGGGGCGACCCGCTGGGACGACCTCGACGACGAAGTCTCCGGTAGCAGCGCCGCGGGCGTCGTCGACGAGGGGATCGACCAGTACCGGTTCTCCGGCGACGTGGCGTCGATGCGCGTCGAAGGGAAGGCGTCGCTGAGCTTCGAAGACGTCGACGGCTGA
- a CDS encoding asparagine synthase-related protein, with amino-acid sequence MNGLIGGTLSESTAIDALVETDAAADSEPVVRSRGEFTLCVSHLTDRDATGWGVHDADGITGVRYGAIPGIRGSDEEEASFFRGLLEDPAETLARADGPFAVACTDGEELVVASDKLGTRPIQYADGDDPGEDLVFGSNLAEVAATLDRPSVDERAVSDLLLIGHVWGEKTLLDQVTYLSPATVLRYDGAETDRQEYWAPTFDTRPRTSFGQNVASAYRSCLGDAASTMDDASVSMWLSGGLDSRAMVGELAERFPDMRTFTYDANPSGGGNLRIARDVADTLGIANETVDLTPGPLVEHFEDAVTLTDGMLGWKTFLNLTASFAVEDPGDVLLEACGQGGMMGDGIGRAAIELSSSPADALYRAKHKVDAETVETLLSGDADPMITYQQAVDGVDQDGYAETVLGAYYRNYFPRGDFASNKLVRARTGTRVPLAHGEFLDAVTKMPLKCRVGWVPGTRGAVPYGTAAAKLGLVRRLDSALDSIPYERTKVAPERPLWQHAAGFVFHTGIRRLRGETTYGGRRMASAWSITNDDLRTLLVGLLEDAADRPFLDADAVETVVEEHFETEAADRIGAVSGIATLEQWLQSHYDPHT; translated from the coding sequence ATGAACGGACTCATCGGCGGCACACTCTCTGAATCGACGGCGATTGACGCGCTCGTGGAGACGGACGCGGCGGCAGACTCCGAGCCCGTCGTCCGCTCGCGAGGCGAGTTCACGCTCTGCGTGTCGCACCTCACGGACCGGGACGCGACCGGTTGGGGGGTCCACGACGCAGACGGCATCACAGGCGTTCGGTACGGTGCCATCCCAGGGATACGAGGGAGCGACGAGGAGGAAGCGTCGTTCTTCCGGGGACTGCTCGAGGACCCCGCGGAGACGCTCGCACGCGCCGACGGCCCCTTCGCTGTCGCCTGTACCGACGGCGAGGAGTTGGTCGTCGCCAGCGACAAGCTCGGGACGCGCCCGATCCAGTACGCCGACGGCGACGATCCTGGCGAGGACCTCGTGTTCGGCTCCAACCTCGCGGAGGTGGCAGCGACGCTCGACCGCCCCTCGGTGGACGAGCGGGCCGTGAGCGACCTCCTTCTGATCGGGCACGTCTGGGGGGAGAAGACCCTCCTCGATCAGGTTACGTACCTTTCACCCGCGACAGTCCTCCGGTACGACGGAGCAGAGACAGACCGCCAGGAGTACTGGGCCCCGACGTTCGACACCCGACCCCGGACGTCGTTCGGGCAGAACGTCGCGTCCGCCTACCGGTCGTGTCTCGGCGACGCCGCGTCGACGATGGACGACGCGTCGGTGTCGATGTGGCTCTCTGGGGGCCTCGACAGTCGCGCGATGGTCGGCGAACTGGCAGAGCGCTTCCCGGACATGCGGACGTTCACCTACGACGCGAACCCCTCCGGTGGCGGGAACCTCCGGATCGCTCGCGACGTCGCCGACACGCTCGGGATCGCCAACGAGACGGTGGATCTCACCCCCGGCCCGCTCGTCGAGCACTTCGAGGACGCGGTGACGCTGACCGACGGCATGCTCGGCTGGAAGACGTTCCTCAACCTCACGGCGTCGTTCGCCGTCGAGGACCCGGGGGACGTGCTTCTGGAGGCCTGCGGACAGGGCGGCATGATGGGCGACGGGATCGGCCGGGCGGCGATCGAGCTGTCGTCCTCGCCGGCGGACGCGCTCTACCGCGCGAAGCACAAGGTCGACGCCGAAACGGTCGAGACGCTGCTCTCAGGCGACGCGGACCCGATGATCACGTATCAACAGGCCGTGGACGGGGTCGACCAGGACGGCTACGCCGAGACGGTGTTGGGCGCGTACTACCGCAATTACTTCCCGCGAGGCGACTTTGCGAGTAACAAGCTCGTTCGCGCTCGCACAGGCACGCGCGTTCCGCTCGCACACGGCGAGTTCCTCGACGCCGTGACGAAGATGCCCCTAAAGTGTCGAGTGGGATGGGTTCCCGGTACCCGCGGGGCGGTCCCGTACGGTACGGCCGCGGCAAAGCTCGGACTCGTCAGGCGGCTCGATTCGGCGCTCGATTCGATCCCCTACGAGCGGACGAAGGTCGCCCCCGAGCGGCCGCTCTGGCAGCACGCGGCCGGGTTCGTCTTCCACACGGGAATCCGTCGCCTCCGCGGTGAGACCACCTACGGGGGGCGCCGGATGGCGAGCGCGTGGTCGATCACGAACGACGACCTGCGCACCCTGCTCGTCGGTCTGTTGGAGGACGCGGCTGACCGCCCGTTCCTCGACGCCGACGCGGTCGAGACGGTCGTCGAAGAGCATTTCGAGACCGAGGCCGCCGATCGGATCGGGGCTGTCTCCGGGATCGCCACGCTGGAGCAGTGGCTCCAGTCACACTACGATCCCCACACCTGA
- a CDS encoding nucleotide sugar dehydrogenase: MRICVHGVGYVGLASAALFAHDGHDVVGYDPDEETIERLNRGEPRTTEPEFAAYVGDVLGNGLEPSHDPVVADCHVICVPTPYDASVGAADLSYVEAAARTVADLLRPGDAVVVESTVPPRTTEDVVAPALSAAGLTPGEDVSLAYCPETILPGNIAHELVNNDRIVGGVDDESTDLVATLFESCTEGTVYRAPDASTAEFAKLAQNAHRDVNVAFANELARLARDYGIDSRAAIDLANVHPRVDVLNPGPGVGGHCLPVDPWFLGQSSDELDLLAAARRVNDGMVGFVIDLLEASLGDLEDRRIGVLGVAYKGNVDDARHSPGLRLADALAGRDDAAAAVRHATADGGDGRATDASVDVRLHDPHVEDDRLVSLESAVDGADAIVVTAGHSEYRNVDPETIAAATDGRTIVDGPAVLDADAWREAGFDYVRI, translated from the coding sequence GTGAGGATCTGCGTCCACGGCGTCGGCTACGTCGGCCTCGCGTCGGCGGCGCTGTTCGCCCACGACGGCCACGACGTCGTCGGGTACGACCCCGACGAGGAGACGATCGAGCGGTTGAACCGGGGCGAGCCTCGGACGACCGAACCCGAGTTCGCGGCGTACGTCGGGGACGTCTTGGGCAACGGGCTCGAACCGAGCCACGACCCTGTCGTCGCCGACTGTCACGTGATCTGTGTCCCGACCCCCTACGACGCGAGCGTGGGGGCGGCCGACCTCTCGTACGTCGAGGCGGCCGCGCGGACCGTCGCGGATCTGCTGCGGCCGGGCGACGCCGTGGTCGTCGAGTCGACGGTGCCGCCGCGGACGACCGAGGACGTCGTGGCGCCGGCCCTCTCGGCCGCGGGCCTGACACCGGGCGAAGACGTCTCGCTCGCGTACTGCCCGGAGACGATCCTCCCGGGAAACATCGCTCACGAGTTGGTCAACAACGACCGGATCGTCGGCGGTGTCGACGACGAGTCGACCGACTTGGTCGCGACGCTGTTCGAGTCGTGCACTGAGGGGACCGTCTACCGCGCGCCCGACGCGTCGACCGCCGAGTTCGCCAAGCTCGCGCAGAACGCCCACCGCGACGTGAACGTCGCGTTCGCCAACGAACTGGCCCGGCTGGCACGAGACTACGGGATCGACTCGCGAGCGGCGATCGACCTCGCGAACGTCCACCCACGCGTCGACGTGTTGAACCCCGGACCGGGCGTCGGCGGCCACTGCCTGCCGGTCGACCCGTGGTTCCTGGGGCAGTCCTCGGACGAACTGGACCTGCTCGCGGCCGCCCGCCGGGTGAACGACGGCATGGTCGGGTTCGTCATCGACCTGCTCGAGGCGTCGCTGGGAGACCTCGAAGACCGCCGTATCGGGGTACTCGGCGTCGCCTACAAGGGGAACGTCGACGACGCTCGCCACAGCCCGGGCCTGCGGTTGGCCGACGCGCTCGCCGGCCGCGATGACGCCGCCGCGGCGGTCAGACACGCGACCGCCGACGGGGGCGACGGGCGGGCGACCGACGCGTCGGTCGACGTTCGGCTCCACGACCCGCACGTCGAGGACGATCGGCTGGTCTCCCTGGAGTCGGCCGTCGACGGCGCCGACGCGATCGTCGTCACGGCCGGCCACAGCGAGTACCGCAATGTGGACCCGGAGACGATCGCCGCGGCGACCGACGGGCGAACGATCGTGGACGGCCCGGCGGTGCTGGACGCGGACGCCTGGCGCGAGGCCGGGTTCGACTACGTCCGGATCTGA
- a CDS encoding DUF1616 domain-containing protein, with amino-acid sequence MNAPRDLEPSPGRSTDLLVIVEVAVTMVLVVLVAIGAFTGLGGPTRTLLGGALVLFLPGYALSTLVFPASDDGRPGSVASGRAGLAFLERLAFAVGASVASVPVLAWAVALLGYPFDVATVLSAAATATGVLTVLGGVRRLFTPRRDRYVLPVKRALALASAGTEGSVVERASTAAFVVAVAFAVVAVTAGLVAPIEGDGFTQASILVEGDDGRQFVGQSPGEVPPGGTADLVVRVENHERESTDYIVVVQLQRVVDGEVVDRANADRFSRTVEAGETWERPHEVRPFDGENVRIAYLIYREGVPADPDIESAYRAVTVWTTVADAPGDPGPGADDLGGTGGGDGPAGDGTDIGGPADSDGAGGTNGIAGFDDVDGVPGGASP; translated from the coding sequence GTGAACGCCCCACGAGACTTGGAGCCATCCCCGGGCCGGTCCACGGACCTGCTCGTGATCGTAGAGGTGGCCGTGACGATGGTCCTGGTGGTGCTCGTCGCTATCGGAGCGTTCACCGGACTCGGCGGGCCGACTCGCACGCTCCTGGGGGGCGCACTAGTCCTGTTCCTCCCGGGGTATGCCCTTTCGACGCTGGTGTTCCCGGCGTCGGACGATGGTCGTCCCGGCAGCGTGGCCAGCGGTCGCGCCGGCCTCGCGTTCCTCGAGCGCCTCGCGTTCGCCGTCGGTGCGAGCGTCGCGTCCGTCCCCGTCCTCGCGTGGGCGGTGGCGCTGCTCGGGTACCCCTTCGACGTCGCGACCGTGCTGTCGGCCGCCGCCACCGCGACCGGAGTGTTGACCGTGCTCGGCGGCGTCAGGCGACTGTTCACGCCCCGGAGAGATCGATACGTCCTGCCCGTCAAACGCGCGCTCGCGCTGGCAAGCGCCGGAACCGAGGGATCAGTCGTCGAGCGGGCATCGACCGCGGCGTTCGTCGTGGCGGTGGCGTTCGCGGTCGTCGCCGTGACCGCGGGCCTCGTCGCACCGATCGAGGGCGACGGCTTCACGCAGGCGTCGATTCTCGTCGAGGGCGACGACGGCCGACAGTTCGTCGGCCAGTCGCCCGGTGAGGTCCCCCCCGGCGGCACGGCCGACCTCGTCGTTCGCGTGGAGAACCACGAACGGGAGTCGACCGACTACATCGTCGTCGTCCAGCTCCAGCGCGTCGTTGACGGTGAGGTGGTCGACCGGGCCAACGCCGACCGGTTCTCGCGGACCGTCGAGGCCGGAGAGACGTGGGAGCGGCCCCACGAGGTCCGCCCGTTTGACGGCGAAAACGTCCGGATCGCGTACCTGATCTACCGCGAGGGCGTCCCCGCCGACCCCGACATTGAGTCGGCGTATCGGGCGGTCACCGTCTGGACGACGGTGGCAGATGCTCCCGGGGATCCGGGCCCCGGCGCGGACGACCTCGGCGGCACCGGAGGGGGTGACGGGCCCGCCGGCGACGGCACCGATATCGGAGGACCCGCCGATTCGGATGGAGCAGGCGGCACGAACGGTATTGCCGGTTTCGATGACGTTGACGGCGTTCCGGGGGGTGCATCGCCGTGA
- a CDS encoding thiol-disulfide oxidoreductase DCC family protein yields the protein MFVNYFADDERSSPFNLAAARVIVAGWLIWKTMWYDWMTFVAVPFSLTPEFTWAIPPVMPGVVLTVEKWVLIGLLVAFALGYRIRATAGFGALLLAHLGTVRQIHITYGETQAMLIGVYFLLIYALFADADKLSLDGLRRTRTWTVSSLRDHLVSNGDSGDDGSEATDGYRLPALKWSLVVIAMIYFGAGVDKLFPDGPFGGFSAAYLGPEHLSRIVVVREVLYGWHIAIAPPLVEFPAAMTAAAVGTLVVELGLFVAVLAGISITPFVLGILGFQTAVLVMFGILFADTYPMLLTFLAWDRAYERVASGRQLDVVFDDRCYFCMRSLYPFSLLDVNGTIRFIPSSDAPDRYESREDVDFDQAMYAFDGGETHEGYHAFRELIRQFRFALPVVWVMRLPPVAAVGERVYRRVADSRGDRFTCRIDNR from the coding sequence GTGTTCGTTAACTACTTCGCCGACGACGAGCGGTCCTCACCGTTCAACCTCGCCGCCGCACGCGTGATCGTGGCCGGGTGGTTGATCTGGAAGACGATGTGGTACGACTGGATGACGTTCGTCGCGGTCCCATTCAGTCTGACGCCCGAGTTCACGTGGGCGATCCCGCCAGTGATGCCCGGCGTCGTCCTGACGGTCGAGAAGTGGGTCCTCATCGGACTCCTCGTGGCGTTTGCGCTCGGATATCGGATCCGAGCCACGGCCGGCTTCGGCGCCCTTCTGCTCGCACACCTCGGAACTGTTCGGCAAATACACATCACCTACGGCGAGACACAGGCGATGCTGATCGGGGTGTACTTCCTGCTGATATACGCGCTGTTCGCCGACGCCGACAAGCTCTCGCTCGACGGTCTCCGTCGGACGCGGACGTGGACGGTCTCGTCGCTGCGGGACCACCTCGTCTCGAACGGGGACTCGGGCGACGACGGATCGGAGGCCACAGACGGGTACCGACTGCCTGCGTTGAAGTGGTCGCTCGTGGTGATCGCGATGATCTACTTCGGCGCGGGCGTGGACAAGCTCTTCCCCGACGGACCGTTCGGCGGCTTCAGCGCCGCGTACCTCGGTCCGGAACACCTGAGCCGAATCGTCGTTGTCCGCGAAGTCCTGTACGGCTGGCACATCGCCATCGCACCGCCGTTGGTGGAGTTTCCCGCGGCGATGACCGCCGCGGCGGTCGGGACGCTCGTCGTCGAACTCGGACTGTTCGTCGCTGTCCTCGCCGGGATCTCGATAACGCCGTTCGTCCTCGGTATCCTCGGCTTCCAGACGGCCGTGCTCGTGATGTTTGGAATCCTCTTCGCCGACACGTACCCGATGCTGCTGACGTTTCTCGCGTGGGACCGCGCGTACGAACGGGTCGCGAGCGGCCGTCAGCTCGACGTCGTCTTCGACGACCGGTGTTACTTCTGTATGCGGAGCCTCTATCCGTTCAGCCTCCTCGACGTGAACGGCACGATCCGGTTCATTCCCAGCTCCGACGCACCCGATCGCTACGAATCCCGAGAGGACGTCGACTTCGACCAGGCGATGTACGCCTTCGACGGCGGCGAGACGCACGAAGGGTACCACGCGTTCCGGGAACTGATCCGGCAGTTCAGATTCGCTCTCCCGGTTGTCTGGGTGATGCGCCTCCCGCCGGTCGCGGCGGTCGGCGAACGGGTGTACCGACGGGTCGCGGACAGTCGTGGGGACCGCTTCACCTGCCGTATCGATAACCGCTGA